In Capsicum annuum cultivar UCD-10X-F1 chromosome 8, UCD10Xv1.1, whole genome shotgun sequence, the genomic window AGACCACTAAGGAAATCTCAAGATTCTTCTTTTCCAATTGCCCCTTAGTTTACTGACTATAAACCCATAACTCAATGGAAGTCTACACTCATAACATTACTAACTTCCATAATTTGTTTCTCAActgagaaaaatcaagagaaaagcGAAGGTATTTACTGTTAGCCGAGCAACTTCTCCCAATTGCATGCCCAGTACTCCTTCATCCCATCCTGTAAATAAAGAGATATAAAGAGTAAAAGAACTGCAACCTGAGATAACTTTTTCATCATGGTCCACAGTTGTACTAGATTTTCCCTTAAAGACTCAGAAAGAGGGGTTTTGTTCAAAATGTAAGCATTCCCAACACATATAGaaggatacaaatatatatccCTTCTAGTAGCAAGAAATTCATTGAAAGAagaggtggggtggggtgggggggttTGGGGAGCGACAATAATGACCATTATGCTAGTGGAGAAGTTTATCCAAGGCAAAATTTCACTTTGTAAATCAGATATGAGCTTTTGAGTTGTTAAAAAATGTTAGTTTATCCGATATTAAACTCATATATTAGACACTGAATAAGATGTGCACTTCTGCTCAGTAGGGAAGCTGTCTTTGCTCCTGCAATTGAGTCTCTTTTAGTACAATAGCAAGTCAGCTGTCTTACATTTAGGACCAATATCAGTAGCTAACAGAGCTATAACTTCAAATAAAACCACCTGTGACACATTTTGACCTCTCTGACAACCAAAATTGTGAGCTTTTATATTTGAATCAAGTAGTATTCTTTAACAAAACCATTATACCACTTTAAAACACTACTCCCACCTTTCTCATCTTAACCTCAAGCCCGAACAATACGAAGAACCTAAAAGAACTGATAATGCACATTACAGAATAGGTGGAtacatttatgtattatattttgtttattgCAAACTGTAATATTCTGGCACTAAAAGCTGTTCCGGTAAAAGATCTTTTAGCTGAACTCTGAAGTACCTTTGATAACTTTTCCTTGGCCGATCATGAAAGAGAAAGGCTGCTGCCCTGGATCCTTAGTGCTGTGTTAAACATACAAATTCAGCAAAGATAAACACAAAGCCCTACATTAAACTACAAACAGAACAACAGAGAAAAACACAGCTAAGCTCACCTCCAAAACTTTTGACTCAGGTCTCTATCTTTCCCTGCCGGCATAGAGAACAAGAGAAAACAAAATTAACCAAAACCCTACTAAGAACTGTACTTAATAAGGACTCGAACTAAATTAAAAGATTCAGCCTTTAAGCTCCAATTCACCTATTAAGGtaaaaaagaaactaaattaaggGTTTAAACCCTTTATCGGTTCGGTTCGATCCATTCCTTGATATCAGAACTGACAAGATTAGCAACCatggcaaaaagaaaaaaaggtagccttttacaacaacaacaacaacatgttcATACTCGGTGTaatccacaaagtggggtctcgGGAGCGTACGCAGACCTTACACCTAACTCAGAGTTACGTAAACTATTTCTGATAGAGCTTTGATTAATGGAAAAAGTAACGAAAGTACAGGAAACAAcagataatttaaaaaaaaaaaacagatagcACTAACCGTAACCAGTGCAGTGGACAGTGACAGTCTGACCAGGTTGTGGTTTGGGTCCATTTCCAGCTCTGATCACTTCCTTCTCTACTCCCATTTTCTTCCCCTCCTGATTTTGATTGCTCCGATGATTTTTTTGTATTAGAGTTTGTTTGATGACGGACAGCGGCTGTGAATTTCAAGGATCGATGTCACGTGATTCTCGCGTGCCGTAGCGGAATATCTTCGATGCTCCCCCCTTTATGCCTCTTTTCCTTTTACAATTTATTTACaagtacaagaaaaaataaatttcctttttatttgtcAAGTACtacattaatttaatttaaatttgaaagtATCATTAGTAAAAttaacttttaataaaataattatttaattagtgTATTTGGACAAACAGAAGGGAAGCCTTGAAATAACTGGTAAAATTgatgtcatgtgaccaggaggtcatgggttcaagccttggaagaaatgcaaggtaagactgcgtacaatacatccttgtggtggggtccttccccgAACACTGCAtatagcgatagctttagtgtACCGAACTGTCCTTTTTATTTGGACCGGTAAAACTCTAAAAGGGAGCACAAGAGTACAAAATTGTAGTATATCACAAATTTTTAATTTGCGTGTatctgaaaaaatgaataaggttattttaaaaaaataaatattttagctTCCTCACATTATTGATTCGCAACCAAATAAAAGAGATGAATTGTGGAAAATTCACcgttaatataaaatatatcaagagGTGGTGTTAGAGTGATAACTGATAAGTACTTCTCCGTTGATTAGAAGTTTCAAATTCGAGCTCTTGATATGAAATCACATTCATAAAAAGTAATTTGCCTTCAAAGTGAAATTTCTCGAAGTGAATACGAGTTAGTCGATCTCAAAGCGAGTATCAAATGTAGGGCAGAATACaaaagaatattattttctatatctataatctataactataatttataatttatatttataataataataataatataataataatactaataataatatattaaaagtgtgaagggccttagaaatgtcgtttgaactttttgtccttcgttaaaagtcttttttttatacaaaatcgtcttttcactatttttttcctaatatttaagagttaaaaattaactaaatatagttataataaaatcttttcttcttagaagtcatcaaaattaataacaactgtttcattagtttaaaaattctaaaacaagaagttatcaaaattaataacaattttttcattagtttaaaaattctaaatcaagaagtcatcaaaattaataacaacttttttcattagtttaagaattctaaatcaactaaatttgattttaagaagattttacaaatctagaaataaatatgaaaatggtagaatgacaaaaatatatatatatatatatatatatatatatatgtcattgaGAACTAAACAAAGATATGcaaaacatttttttatttttggtaatgatttgtaaaagttacttaaaataaaattataacttaagtaaataattatataaagtagtattttaattgatttagtaGTATACTATCTACAGgacttttacatgattttttttagaaaaaggaaaGACCAAATACTGATATAATTCAGTAATTACTATGCgggttctttttttatttatttttttgtcgcCACTttcaatcttttttaatttaaatatgttaattataattttctatttttgtgtgtTATTTAAGAAATAATATTCTATTCCCTCCCATATATTTGAGGAttcaatattatatataattatatattaaataataattataggagaaaaggtgaaaagatgaattggagtgttttaatgaaggattaaaagttcaaacaacattatTAAAGTTCATATTAGAAGTGTAAATGggcttaaaaatattgttttgtTATAAATGTTTTTACATTAGAGTGAATgactatcaagatctatcaaaatctagttgatatctgtcaggatttgaagtatctctCTTTTGgtgagaaactaggagtaaatttcccatATAAATAGAAAGTTTCCTTTATTGTAAATCACACATCAAGATCCCTAGgagaaataaagaattactctcgcttctctctctatttattcttgttcttgtttatattcttcttattctttcattataattcattaacacgttatcagcacgacgGTTTAACCAACTGTGTATTGGATAACAATGTATAGCTGCCCAATATTTTTTGATCCGATAACAAACGTTTTTAATCCAGATAACATGTTCCATGTattgttcttttttctttgttttgatgaATAGGTAGGGATTATAATAAttacgaaaaaaaaaagaaaagaatgatacaAAATTTTTCAACAGCTTTGTGCCACTTGCCAAGTTAATcacttatataataaaaaaagtgtCAATTCCTTTATATAAAGAGTGGATCAACTACTGATGGTCATAGTTATATTATGTCCTTCGATTATTGTATTTCGTGATTCTTTGTGTGTAccgtattcttttatttatatttcactATGACATAGTCCATTAGTAAGCAGTCAGTGGCGGAGCCATAATTTTCGTTAAGGGAGATCATAAGTGAATATAAAAATTAATCGAAGGaagttcaacatctaatatatatacataaaaaatatttttaatcatgtatatataacataattttccaCCGAAGGGAGTTCAACCCCCTGACCATAGTGTAGATCCACCACTGGTAGCAGTTGATTGAAATTTAAAAGTATGCATTCGGTTATACTATTTGAGGgctaaaagtatattttttatttcttatcattggtGTGGATAATTATGCACATCCTGAATGTTTACTTTTTGGTCATTGCTCTTTCTAAATGAGATTTGAGTTGTTTATGGAGTAGATTATAATATTTGTAAGGACATAAATTTACAGTCCTAttgtattttaaactataagttgATTAAGGGTAAAACATCAGGTTAGAGTCCCAATGCACCATGATAAAGATGTTAGGTTCAAAGTCCCATAGTTTTATGCCTAAGAcgtttttatatggataagacattgagtttgaatctcaatgcaccatattgatgatatatgatggctaaggcaaaataatgtgtatttgGTAAAAAGTCATGACACttgtcccattaaatatgctccgTTCCATGAATTGAATgcggtagcaatatatgataagtctgaaagatgacaatttgctccattcttgaagtgaatgtggtagcaatatatgatatacttcGAAAGACACGTATGCCTCGATGTGCTCCTAAAGTAGCAGTAttatgaaagaggttataagatatcaaaatttgatagacttaaggcacgattatatttcatttttggGGAATGAGAAGtttattaatgcaaatgtgcacttggttgtgatggtatcacaattcACCTCAGAATGAGGCAGaatatcacaactcacctccgaatgaggcagaataactgagaagagttattttgaaatctacttctaaagtaataaatctaaatttatttatgtaatagtaaatctgaaatttactaaagtaaaaagcACGTCATAGTAAATTTAGAGTTTACaagcataaaagttcataagttgacatgaacaaTTGCGACATTTTAAaaatgtgcatattaagtattaaacatatattgaagaactcgaaaattcttcatgaactttactgttgcttgttctcataatacgttggttggaccaactaattttgggattagatcccttaaaatctgaaaaatataaaaggtgaatatgaacCCGTTCACCAGTTATGTGATcaattaagatgcatcgatataagatgatcacttatacgtttattgtcaacctgtaatttgacattcataaagttgttgctcaataaagttgagttaagagcataattttcagattgtgcaatcaagataattcattttgatgatgatgttttagcattgaatgccttcgataaatagccgaaccattgctaatgagaacaaagcttcacatattggtatgaaatatgatgtattatatacaaaagtacttgtatgcatcaaaccaacaaattatgattatttctttccttttaattGGATCAAGGTcaagaaccaactattccatctaatagtattgatgtgcggtatacaattaatgaatatatcttgatgcacaaagatggattcctcaaagaaggtggaggatgtatgttagttttcctaacataagggggaggtTATAAGAagctatgaagtatgttaggaattatcatcagatcctcattcaaaggataactcaagtcaaatgccgaaagcatctcatattaagttgCAAATGCTTCTATTTTGTGTCTcaaaaggacaaagtctatgcatacgtaaagcgtggtagaccaatcgatttcaaatgaaataattgtTGAAACGAATAAGGAAcgaataatcataataagaagacaatgtgcgcttgaagagcctatgacataacactttatgaaaccttataagaggtttaggtacttgaaaataatgaagtgatgaaatctcaaaatgttatgttacATTGTGAATCAATACAAAATGAGAAATcgtcgacgatatctttgatacaatattggcgcaatattatgaaagattatgaggatctgaattttgcgtttatttaagcatgctgacgtagaaatatttatcaagtggcATGAAaagatgcatcttggtaagcataacacttatttgatttgcagttcagtcacttgaagatgtcacacatattgatattgtcacttgacaaaaatccatatgaaaattcctaaaggattcaaaatgcctgaagcatataaagtttctgggaaacttgttattatccttataagggataaattgatggtctGCAtattgttgaaactcttggagagttttcaaaagcaataaattatttgctgaaatgagaaattaCTGAATTAGATTGGTtgtgaagtaccatatcttagcaattgatgcactcatgtatcttgtaaatactacatggcctgatatagcctttttagttaatttattagcaaggtatatttctgctcttAGTAGGAGATATCGAAATGGAATAAAAGACATGAGCTTATTCTAAAGCTTGCAGTCCCGATTTTGTTGATTATACTGATGTTGGTTATTTatttaacccacataaatcttgatctcaaataagctatatgttcacatgtggggatactgtcatatcttgaagatatacaaagcagtctatctagccatttcattgaaccataatgagataatagttattcatgaagctagccgagaatgtgtatggttgaggtccatgatacatctcattcgagaaaaatgtgatttgaaatgtgacaatgtactcacaattttatacagagataatgcagcatacataacacatctcaatggaggattcataaaaggagatagaacgaagcacactccATCAAAGCTTTTTTTTACAtatatgagctacaaaagaatggtgatattaacgtgcaacagattcgttcaagtgacaatgtggatgatttattcactaaatctcctccaattgcaactttcaagaagatggtgcacaagatcgggatgcaaaggttcaaggatgttctcattagggggagttaatacgcgctgtactctttttcccttacgaggttttgtcccactggattttccttgtaaggtttttaatgagaaaacctatatgcgtattgtcagagatgtgtacttttttccatcactagatttttttttcactgatttttttctagtaaggtttttaacgaggcacattatctatcaaatagacattcaagggggagtgttataaatgtatttacattatagtgaatgtctatcaagatctagttgatatctatcaggatttgaagtgtctgtcttttagtgagaaactaggagtaaatttcccctgtaaatagaagggtttccttCACTGTAAATCACACATCAAGATccccaagagaaataaagaattactctctcttctctctctatttattcatGTTCTTGTTTATagtcttcttgttctttatttataattcataacatgtttgaaatttttgcccttcattaaaagtctttgttttagacaaatcgtcttttcattatttttttctaatatttaatagttaaaaaaataattaaatatgtttatggtaaaaaatttttttattagaaatcatcagaattaatgacaacaaattcttttttcattagtttaagaattctaaatcaacttaatttgattttaagaagattttaaaaaatctagaaataaatataagaacattagaataagaaaaatttaagaagtaccatttttttgaaaaattttaatacgtaaatataatcaatgattttgtaacgatttaacttttaaaacaagaatttttttatatatagataaaaaaataatcgtaccacaaatatgattcaaattgatgtgttGCTCTTAGCCTCTAGCAGTAAGGGAAATAGTATTTTATGGTAAATGCAGGGAAAAGAGGTATTGCATGATAAATGCATGCAAAAGTGATGATacatcaatcacttgaaacttctggtagtaaaatatatatgtatacactaaaatatatgtttttgtttacattaatatattaaagtgtgaatgaTCTTTGAAaagtacttaaaactttttacaCTCCATTAAAGATCTcgcaataataaaattatttaattttaaataataaaatattaccCGTGTGAGACACGTTGAATTAAACTACTACTGCCTAAAAGGATGGAATAGTATTCTACAAATTTCGGATGTGAATTTGGACAgcatatgatgaaggcatttaaTTTAGACATCAATAATATGTATGTTGAGATTTAGCTATCAGTGATTATGATCCACAAACTATTCGCCTATATTTGTTCAAATCTTTAATTAATAGATTCGTCTTAGCTAGTCTAGTACCTAATTTAAGTGAATCAGGTAGGGTATAATGTTAATTTGTTTTCATGAATTGATTCATCAATCATGTAGTCCATCATACTTCATTATACAGAGCGAAATAACAAAATGTCTGTGAAAATTAACAGATCGAAACTTGAACAATGATGAACAAAGTTAAAATTAAGACCACCAACCTACAACTACTTTGTTTTACTATTCCTCTTTGATTCGGAACCAAATGTCCAAAGCCAGTAGTGGGGCTAAAataagggtgtcaaacgggctACCCGGCCCAATTAGGAAAATCGGCCCGGTTTGATCCGACCCGGTCAATCCAGGGCTGTAGGGTACCGGGTCAGATTATTTTTGGTTTTGTGCCTGCCGGGTAACTGGTccggtttttttttttattcagttttttgcccgttgggcccaacggctatattacCGTTTGGGCCCTAAAAACGGCTAATTtgccatttttaatttttttaaaaaaaatcaatgaaaatttttttttaaacccaaaaaaattcctataaatacaCACTttaaaatcattttccacacaatttttcattctctcaaatctcaatactcaaatattctatatatttcctaaagtgctcactttaagtttttaattttgcgattacaaagtacgagtggaagtttctaaaatcgcaaccttcggatacttccaaaatttgatattggcgttccatctcttacgtttaatttttatttagtgtattaattgttgaatatttaattttattatatttgtttattttgatttttttagtttaatttatattatggataaattaagaaacctcgctactaaaggtgttaaaattttttgtcccggaagtggtagtggtagtaaaaaatgaattactagcgGATGTGTGCCTCCTATTTTGCGGAAATTTTTGACTTTAgaaatagagtcgccacttaattttgaaaaggaattaagaaacctttcgGATTTTACCTagacgattcaaaacaggaaaatcgtttaAGTTAGAGAGTCTGAATAAGTGGTTCCTATtcacgttttaggaaggtgttagacacctaaaacgttctgctaacttgcggttatccggtcTGTTTGGAAACacttttgactaactttgaaaaaatatCGATTTGTTGGAAAAAGTAATTTgtttaggaaatattttaaaggtttatgcaaaaccagtttttagcaacttagttagggattttaactaGGTTTGCAAGAAAAGTTATAAAACAAATTAGCAAAAGTAAAAGGGAAAGGGTAGAAGCAGAATGACTtgagccattaggcccaaatcgacaaccctgtcctaatctagatatTGGGCTTTCAGCCCCTCTTCCActtgtcctaattctatgttttcgagcCTTTAGCTCGAGTCTCGCTTCgcctgtattaagtacaactttggcttcgaggcccaaatgaataaataaggaaataaataaataaatggaaatgacaataaataataaacagAATAATAAATGAGACTTTGGGGTCTCGTAGCCGCTTCAAATGACAGGACTTTAATCCATTTGTTCTTCTTTTTGACTCCTTGCATTCGTTCACTATGAGGTTTTCTCCTTAAGGTCTTCGAAATTGACTCATGAGAGGTGGGCCCCAATGGCCCACATTGACAATGCAATAATGGGAATAAAGTTCGTTTGGACTCGAAGGTAGGTTCATGCAAAGAAAGGTGAAGGAGGATGATGATTAGGAAATAATTCGACTAAAAATAACTTAGAAAGAAATCTTAATCGATACGTAAACATTACAACATGATAACTAATAGATCAATCCATATCAACATAGTGGCAATTTCATACAACATGCAGGAAACCATCTAGCTGTAATGCTTATTAGAACATTAAAACGTGTTTGGTATTCATCTATATAATAACAATGGTACGAAAACAACAACAAAGAGAAAATCTAGACAAAGTGGAGTAAAATTTGACAAAAGAAATCTGACAAGCTAATACGGAATTAATTGCACCAAGCCTATGGAACGAGAAAATAACACGTAATCCAAACATTGCATGCCTTTCTTATAAACAGTAAAAGAAAGAGATTCAACTGATTTATCCTAAGTCAAACCCTTATTCTACTCCTAAACAAGCAATCAGTCAGAAATTAACCAAACACCAAACTTTAACAAAACCTCAGCTACAGTGGGGCACCATCTACCTGAGACTTGTTAAGCAAAATCAGAGCACGAAATTTTAATCATGGGATCAGGTATAACAAGATACCAGCGACCAAAAACTACTAATTAAAAATCAAAGTATGAGATTTTAATGACGTAACCAACCTTAGCATGATACTAGCAGCTCGAAACAAATCAAAGTATGGGACTCTACTACGAGAAATAGCTTATTCAACTTTACTAGCATACAAAGTGGAAGTCCTAGATCAAAGCTCAACCCACAACCTTATTTCAGTCACACAACATGCCATGAATTAAATTACAGACCGTTCACAGATAAAAATAGTGGATTCAGGGGGGGCACTTTTAACAACAAAAAGAACTTGTTTTCAATGATATTAAGTATCGACATCAAACCCATTGACTCAAGTATCAACGTAGTGGTGGCCATCATGAACGAAACCTACTGCTATCATGAGTCATCTACCAGCAGACAATTCTCAGCACGTCTCAACAGCTAACAATTACTAGCGACAGGACTATAAAGCTAAAACGCTAAAATATCGATGAAAAGAAAACATTGAGACAAAGGAGAAGTGGAGTTTTACCTATTTCGGAGCAGCAAAATAGGACTCGAGCTATCAGCAGAATATCAACCACCAAAATCTCGCAATGGCGACCACTACCAGAACTTCTTTCGCTTAAAAAATTTACCGTCTCACTAAAAATTTAACGAGAGGAAGACCTTTTTTCTTCTCCCAAAAATTCTAAACCCCACccccaaaccaaaaccaaaggCCTCTAAAATTTCAAACTCCGAAGGGAAAGAAGAGGAGAGAAGAAGCCCAAAAAATCCCCCTGTGGAAGGCcaaaatttcttctttttatagaGAAATGAACGAGGGTTTTCAACCCCTCCACCAATTTGGATTTTTCCCGACTAAATCAGGATGGGTGGACCAATAGGAATTCATGAAAATCCCTCCTTGTTCAAGATCAATGAAATCCCACCAAATATGTACGAAAATCGTACCATTATCCCAAAAAGTATGGGATTGAACCGTTGGAGAGGACAACTCATCGACCTTCTGGAAGATTCGAAGGTTTTCTGAGAGATGAGAGCGGGAAGATGAGGAACACGTCATTTTTTGGTTGAGAACGGGTTGATTTTGGGGTTTAGAGTCGggttgaaattgttgttggattTTGGTCGAATTTTGGCTGGTTGTTCGCTGAAGGTCGATAGAATTTTGGGGCTGGCTGTTATTGATTGCTAGTTTAAGAGGACAAGATGAGAGGGTTTGGGCCGGGTAGGTGGTTTTCGGACTGGGCCTATTTGGGAGTTGGTAGTGGTTAACGTCAGTGATGCTGCTAAATGGGTCAGGAGATTTTATTAAGGGAGATTGGGCCTAGGTTATTAATTGTAATTGGGCTGCTGAGTTGAAATTGAGGATTATTAAAATAAACCCCAATTAAATTAGAGTATAGGCAAGTTAGGCTATTTGGGTCATTCATTAAATAGCCAAAAGGGGAAACCTAGACAATCGTGATTAAAACCTAACCTAATTAAAACCCATTCGAccgattgcattgcaattatggtcgAAAGATTTCAATTAAGGTCTAAATTtaaatagattgactaaattcaattgaaattagaTGCGAATTAATCCTTTGTTCAATTACGAGCTTCTtggtttaataaaatcaaacaagtctttcttcaaatagattatttgtaagaataaattatatttaaatcaagatttaattataaaaaattattttccaaataatccttaatttaaagtccaattttgatgaaacatgttcatttaaatgacatcatttatacaatctagcatatatgtaaatacgaaaaatatataattatcacttaaatgacaaaattagcccaaatacctatttcaaaaaatttagaaaaaacaattattatgattttacttgaaaatcgaagaaactcgagattaaacgtagtcgtggagggaaaaaattaggtgtcaacaactgccccctccctttgggtaggatggatgcaagtaatcctgggcaaagagaggttgacattcc contains:
- the LOC107840081 gene encoding peptidyl-prolyl cis-trans isomerase FKBP12, producing MGVEKEVIRAGNGPKPQPGQTVTVHCTGYGKDRDLSQKFWSTKDPGQQPFSFMIGQGKVIKGWDEGVLGMQLGEVARLTCTPDYAYGAGGFPAWGIQPNSVLVFEIEVLSAQ